The nucleotide sequence ATCTCGTCGACTTCTTATTCTAATATCTAATCACTAATGTTATTTtcctataaataaaaaaattaagaatgaaCTACTGCTGGTATGTAATGAGTCAAATGTTTAGTTTCTTGATCTTTTGACCATTTGCATGAACTTacttatatattaataaaatacttCTCTTATTCTAATACATACAATAATATACAAACATGTTGCATTAGACTTTCTATACATATATACCATCTCTCTACCTCTCTCTAATAGAGTACTCTGCCTTTTCATTGCTCTCCCCTGTGATTCAAAGGTAGACTTATATGTtaaagttctctctctctctctctctctcctcttacAAAGTACAAGTGTGAAACACTTTCATCTTCTTTACTTTCATTTTTCTCAAATCTTTTTCCTCATCAAATAAAGCACTAATATTTACGTactgtactctctctctctctctctccacatgCTCTACTTTTTGTTATTATAAAAGGACCATCCCTAGCTCCTTCGAGAAACAACTACAAATTGGCACCCACTTACAAAGTGAGAGAGACTCAGTGAAACAGCTAACTCTCTCTGCTCTTCTCACAAACAGATCACAATGAAGCTTACTACCAGACCCTCCCCACTAGTCCCTACTCCAAAACACAAGGCAACATTCACCTGCTGCACCCTCACTCAATTACCAATTGTAAACCCCAATCAGATGACCTTCACTCACAACCTTCCCAACTGGCAACAATTGCTCAATCCAGTTGACATTAGCTCCCTAGCACTCACCCCTATCACCCCCATAACCAGCACCACCACAACATCtaccgccaccgccgccgccaaACAACCCATTCGCAAAAATTGGATGGAGTACCAAGGCTTCACCAACTGGGAAGGTCTTCTCGACCCTCTAGACGCCAATTTACGTGGCGAGATTATACGGTATGGACAATTTGTCGATGTTGCATACAAGGCGTTTGACTTTGATCCGGATTCCAATTCATACGCAACATGCAAGTACTCGAAAgcctccttgtttgaaaactcCGGGCTTCCGGGAACTGGCTACCGGATTACAAAAAATTTACGTGCCACGTCCGGCATCCAGCTTCCTAGCTGGATAGAAAAGGCTCCGAGTTGGGTCGCGACGCAGTCTAGCTGGATTGGCTACGTGGCGGTATGTCAAGACAAGGAGGAAATTGCAAGGCTTGGAAGACGGGACGTAGTGATTGCCTATAGAGGTACCGCAACGTGCTTGGAGTGGCTCGAAAATCTTCGAGCAACTCTCACCCAACTCCCGTCCGTACTTAATAACTCAGGCCTGGACAACTGTGAACCAATGGTCGAAAGTGGATTTTTGAGCTTATACACTTCAGGAACCGACTCAATCCCGAGCTTGCAACAAATGGTACGCCAAGAGATTGCACGGTTGCTTCAATACTACGGCGACGAGCCTCTCAGCATAACATTCACCGGGCACAGCCTTGGCGCCGCGCTGGCAACGCTCGCAGCTTGCGACATTAAAACTACGTTTAACCCGTCACCACTGGTCACCGTCATGTCGTTTGCCGGGCCACGTGTCGGAAACAGTAGCTTCCGCCGCAACCTGGATAGGAAGGGCGCAAAAGTTTTACGCATTGTGAACTCCGACGATGTAATAACTAAAATACCGGGTTTCGTAATCGACGACAATGAAAGGCGCCACAAGGCGTTCGATGGTGGGTTCCGAAAGGCGGTAGAGTTCCAGAACTGGATCCAGAAGAAGGTGGAGGACACGCAGTTGTCGTACGCGGAGGTTGGGAAGGAGCTCAGGTTAAGTAGCAAGGACTCGCCTTATCTGATGGGCACCAACGTGTCCACGTGTCACGAGCTCAGCACGTACCTCCACCTTGTCGACAATTTCCAGAGCTCAAAGTGTCCGTTCAAAGCCACGGCCAAGAGATTATTCAGCaaaaaacactaattaacttAAACAAACCGTAGAGAGTAACAGCTGACGACATCGTTTTAGTCATCTTCTCTGTACATACGAACGTATTTCCCGCCAAATTAGGGGCATAGGGGTTctcaattttttgtaattacaAAACGAGataaattaactaattaatcatTGGTTTGTGTTTGACTTTTCTACCGTCGATGGAAATGAAAGTGACATTAATTGACTTATCTATTACACGGCTAGTTAGGTTAAAACGCAGCTCGGCAGTGGCGGAAATGAATCATCTCTATGCACTTTTAGTGCAAGTTTGGTCTCCATTGATTTTTCTCCTTTCTAATAACTAACAATTTAATCTACTACCGCtctcatttgttaaaaaaaaaaaaaaaaaaaaaaaaaagggtttaaaaCATAAGAGAAGGACTTCAATTACTTAATCGGGTATCTTTATGACTGCATTATTTGAAATACCGTCACATTAACAACCATGCTTAAGTTTCACTTGCAAAGAAGTGAAGTTGCCATGAaaccatttttcttttccttatgcTTTTACTCTCCCCAAAACACACAGAAATACCAGCACTTGTGCGCTCTCAAATTCACAGCAGGAGCAGGGGCTTCTTTTTATACGTAGAACACCGGCCCATGTTTAGAGCAAGACTAAAACCCAAAAAGGCCAATATTGTTTGTTTCTTACTGGAGGAGTCATTAGAAGACTGAAGTACCCCCGGTACCGACCCATTATTACGGAATATTGCCTTTTGACTGCACCGACTTAGGACGCAGAACGAACGCGTTGTAGTCCTGCTAATTTCGTTGTTGACGTAAATGGAACCGGGGTAGCGCCGTCCATACCCATACACTTTGTCAGTAGCTTTGGGATAAAATGACTGGAATAACCTTCGGCGCCGTTCTGTAACTGCTTCAGAGCCAAAGCTTTATAACGCACGAGCATAAAACTGTGGTCAAGCTTTTATATATGACTAATCGTCCACAACCCAACCGATGTCAACCATAGGCTCGGCGAGCTGTCCTCCAACATTTCCCGATGGTAATGCCAGGGCCTCTTCAGTACTGACGACTCTTGATGCCAAAAAGGAGACCAACGAGACAAGACAGACTATAAACTTGATAGCGTTTTTATTTGGATTATTGTGTTTCTGTTGAAGACctgtgaagaaagaaaaaggatgaGGAGTAACGCtacatttataatttatttgtatcAAAAAAGTTGTTCTTACCATTTATTTATACCATCATTTGTATTATCTTTTTAGTAAAGATGAGATCTATATTCGTTGACGGACCCTACCTCTATTAGAAAAAATACAAATGATGATAAAAATAATAGATGATAATATAGCATTTTAGGGACATAAGTGATAAAAAGAAAGACCGAGAAAATACACTAGATATATCGGATTAAATGGCAAACCAGTTTCAAGAACATATATAATGCATTTCTAATTGTAGTAACAATACGTATATAGTAAAATATTTGAAACCTCCATTAATTAGGAGGAGTTCAAAGTTTTTTCCACGCCAATGGAGGTCATTGAGCCCTCTAAATATTCATACCACTCCATAAATACCCAAAACGTTGTTTTCTTGACATTTCATTGAGGGTGAGGGTAGggctttttcatttttctcagattaaaaattcagaaaaataaTTTCCAAACACTATTTTTTCTTCATGCACACTACCAATTGATTTATAATcttgttgatcctaaaaattacaaagcctacgtggcgcgcaggccgagtaactaatgagctaactacgtccttcagtTGATGCGGGGCGTGCTAACTCGTTGGCCGAGCCTAgccgaggagtacaatttgttgatgttgcgttgagtgcgTTGCTgatttcttgatcttgcgactacagccgaggaaggaacaagtctcgGCCTTTAGATTctcaagcctgaagacaaggctgctaattctgcgaagttcatGAATTGTCGACGCCGGATTCGGTCATagtgattatatttgtgagagtataagcatgtcgaatcgacaccagactatatggacacaagtactcaaaggtgatgtatgtcttgatggtaaatgtggttcgaccgtcagaatgccgatctctgaaactcacttgtgagtatccaatcataaaatcactcggagttcaatgtgccgaatgtcgtaactcgtaacatcTTACTTTatcgagaaggctaataagatgacctctgccaataaggattcgaaaatccttcccgaccgagacttggatagataactagtcggcctcgacgcagtgctgtttatccaaactgaaggtgctcctcggtcggctgattctacagcaacagtgttgtttatccaaactgaagatgttcactagttgccttcacagtgctgtttatccaaactgaagatgtgttggcgaaaaaagaaaaaagaaaaatctcaagttctTTGAGAGGTTTGTGTAGGGCAATTATGTGCTACAATTGGAAGGTTTGATTGTTCCATGATGCCTTGTATTTATAACAACAAATGCTCCTTAAGATCGAGTTGAAACTATATTTGGATTAGGACTTCTTATTCTGTTCTAACTCTATCTCAACCAATCctactcctattaggactttgaactcaccccttcTTGAGGCCATATTCATTGCTAGCCAAGAATCCATATTGCACCAGGACCCCTTATCGTATTAGGACTTCTTCAACCCAGCTGCTCTTCCGAACTACTCCTTCCTACAATAGGAATCAACCACCTTTACTGAACAGCTCGGGACCACCAGGCAGCCCACATAGTACATTTGGAAAAGATTTGGGCCGAACCTATGCTTGGCCCAATAACATTTTGGGCCCAAatattgccccctcgcttctgaggtcttcGGCCTAGAATCCCTTTGCCGATTTTCGACCTCGAAGAAGCGAACCCCAAAAGATAACTACGGAATAATGAAAAGCCTCACACATCCCAATCGTTGGGCGCATTTATGACACATAATCGCACGATCCGAATTTTTGACACGTCTTGCCGTGTGTCAACCCCTTGGTTAACCTAGCAGCCTTTAATCATGACCCTCGAAAACGTGCACCAGTCGAAACGTCTTTTCCTCATCAATACATTAAATCTGCCGCAACATGCAATTGTGTGTCCTTAAACGTCGAAAACCTCGATCCTATCTTTGGAAATTTCCAagatatccgaaatgattggtgATTTCCCGATTGATTTTtccataaaatttgaaaatcaaacgCCTAAGAAAATCAAACGTTTGACCTTCCTCTTGAGATGCCTATAAATATCTAAATCCCTTCCACTTGTATTTCACGCTTCCAGAAACCCTTAAAAATCTCCTCaccattttgttttcaaactcCCAGAAGACAAACTTTCACCCCAAAAATCCCTCCAAGCTTTCCTCCTAGAACCCTTCCAAACTTTCGCCAATGGCTTCCAACACCTTTATTTCGAAGCTCACCGATGAATACAGTAAATGCAAAGGCTTCATTGATTGGAGCGTCATCAAAACTCTGCGCTTCGAGAGTGATCTAAGCATTACTCATCAAATCCTGGGGCCACTCTTCAAGGATGCAGTATCATCGTCCATCACCACACTCTTCAAGGCTCATTGCCTAACACCCTCACTGCAAGGATTCGACTGGTCAAAATGGGACCTAACAAAGCGCCAAGGAGCCTGCCCTACGACCAATGCCAACTGTTATCTATGATGCCATTAGACTATCGACCATAGAGCTGGTCATGGATAAGGAACTTCTTATGGCAGGTCATGGACAAGGAACTTCTTATGGTAGCGCTGAGTCTCTGGtgctcggccaccaacaccatgattcttccctttggccctttcGGCCCCACCATCCTCGACATCTTGGCTATTCTTGGGACTTCTCCTTCTGGCATCCCGATAGATGCCGCCCTTTTTGGATGCCCATTGAATCTCGACCTCAAAGCACTTTTCGACAAACGAGTCGTCAAGATGCTAAGTTGAGATGGTCAAGAGCCTTCGAAAGAAGAGGTTTAGAAgctacacaagaacttcttcaattaCAACACCCTCATCCTCCACTTCACTGGCTGAGGAGAGGCAAGTATACGGAAGAGAGAACACGAAGCTTTCCTATtttactggtacaacaaatttatttgttgtaccaagtCAAACAAATGTCTGGTCGAAAATATGCCAGTGGCTGAAGCCCTGGCTAGTGGCCATAATCTGGCGCTCAGCCTGGCCGTTCTCACCAATCTTTTTTGTTGCCTGGCCGAGACGACTAGTGATAAAATTGACCCAAACCAGAATGGTCCTCTATAGGTCTTCCAACTTTGGCTACAAGTCTATTTGGCCACAGCTAGAGATTCCAGCTTTCAAACCACTACCTCGCTCGGTCTTCAGTTGGCATCACGACCGGCGTCTCCTCACCAGGCCGAAGAagtcttcaaatatttcttcagcCTAGATGTTCGTTCTGACGACGAGTTTTTAGTGTGTTGTCGCCAAAAGCACCCATACTCTATCAGGCTTCCATCATCGATATGGAGTGAAAGTGAAGATGCGGCTCTTCGTTAGAATTGAGGATCGATTGTGTTAACACATGACCTTCCCCTCGGTTGTGACTGTCGCCGAACGAGTTGGGAGGTCTACTACCCCCATTTCATTGCTCGACAACTtggctacctccaaggttgtCCGGTACCTCTACTTACTTCCCACTCCCTCCTAAGCCGAGAACGCCTTTCTGGCTCTTCAATGAAGGAGTGTAGAGATTTCGAGAAAGAGTTTCAGGACCGATGCAAAATATTTCGCCTCCGACCAACTCTTCCTGAATCTCTTGGCACTGACACCTTCGGCGACTGGTGGGAAGAGTACACTCAAGCCTTTTTTGGGGTTTCGGTCGAAGATGTCGTCAACAAAATTTTTGGCGATCGGCCCAGAAAAACCTTTACCCCCCAATCCAAAGAGCTGGCCTGAGGTATATGGCTACCTCTACCTCTATTTCTCCTATTTACTGTCACTACCTCACTAAATTAATCTTGTTTCTCAGATGGTCGAATGTCGAAGAAGGCGGATGTGATTGCTGCGGCTGCGGCCAAGAAAAAATCTGCCCTCTCCAAAAAAAGCAAAACCGTCATGGAACCTTCGCAAAGCAAATGGCCTCGTCCGGAAGCTGAGGAGGCCGGCGAAGCTTCTCGACCCATAAAACATGTcaagaaattaacaaagaagGGGGAACGAGAGATTCACGTGATCTCCAGCCACATTACTGGAACAACTGCTCCTTATGACTCTCCTTTCGCCTCAGTCGCCCAAACCCTGACGGAAGAACGACCAACATTATCCTGCTAAGTAGCCCGACCCGTCCCCGGGGCTGTGGCTGATTTAGGTACTACTCCGCTGGTCGAGGAACACGTAGTCCTGGAAAAAATGACCCCATCCGTCCGAACGAATCTCCCAAAAAAATAATCGACGATCATCCTAGAAAAGGTATGATTATGTCACGAATGACCCTCCTCATTTTATCAGATTTACAAGTCTTAACAGCTTTTTATTTTAGGATGACGAAATGTCGTCGGCGAGCCGTCCTCGACCAATCAACACTCCTACCATTAATCCTCCAGTGGTTGAGGCAGCTGACCCAGTCCATCCTCCTGCAGCGGATCGCGGGAAGAGTCCACTCCTCAAGCCTGAAGTGACGGCAAAGACGCCGATCCATTCGCAAGATCAAAACCTCGGCATTCCTCCTCAAGAGGTCACTTCGGCTTTTGTATGGCTCGATCCCCTTCTCTATTCAATTTCATTACAACAAATCTGAActtagaaaatattaaatgtcaggtgcccgaacattcatttcactgACAGTTCTACGCGTCGAAAGGTGTTATCTATATTTCATGGCCACCTCAGTGGCTGTCGAACGTGGATAACCTTCATCGGCCACGTGAATTGAGGAGCAACCTTAAACGAGCTTTCTGGGTTCGACCAATGAACCAGAAGACATGGCTGAAGTTTCCTCTCAACAGGGTTAAAGCAAATTCCCTTATGAATGATTTACTAGATGCAATACAAAGCAATGgtttgataaataatagcactcaaattaaacccttttattgacaattgtagtaaacaTGTAAGTAGGAATCGTTCTAGggcggggattaggagggattgctaatctaataaacaCTGACTCAAGaatacaaaactaggcttaaaaagacttaaataaacttaaagactctcaactagacttatatgactcaaaacaaactaaaaagactcaaaacaacacaaaacaatcaaatagactcaaactagactctaggacttaatttggacgaaaatagaattggttttgactcaaaacacttaaaaacacaaattggatagattctagctatttagacaCAACAAAGacaaggggattgggtttttggacgaatttgggtatatggatgggtgattagctagctagaggattcttttccacacatgatacatttggACACAcgttgatttccagttgctttctcaataaaccatgaacctcaacaccccagattaactatgacatcactaattaaccctcagattttcctttagttattggattggatgacatcgttcgacaacccaaagcattcttcaaaagttccctacatgacatcataatagagatacaatcaaagatcattatgtcctatgaaaatcataagtattgacaaagcattcgtaattATGACATCATAATACTCATGCCaagaatttaacttaacatgattgtgataaacaacctttactacttgtgaatataagtttgtaacaattatgtgaaactcccttatattctagcataaaattcaagcatgcaaactaagtgtgcacccttaatcaacaaacaagaataagttcttaatcaaacggttaagtaaattgcattcataatttatgaaatcacaactggaattaatcaattcatattgcaaatataatcatggtttcaaagtctcctctaggtaaaacaagtttagcctcttatgttcacagcaaaacaaagataatataaattaaacattaaaactaagatagattacacctagaaacgctccaacaatccaagcttgaatgaccaaaacgtccaaggcttctcctctctcttGCTTCCTTGCtaggctgcggcacaaggtgtggaatggctgaaaattgGGTTGTGGTGTATTATGGATGGTTGGTGCGGCTTGTGGTGGATGGTGGAGTGAATGGATAGGTTTAATAGTGGTGAAAGATGGATTACCCCACAATGGATTTGTGCAGCAGATTATATATAATTTAGGAGAGAAAGGTTaaggcattaattaattaatttaggaaggttttaagactccaaatcctccaagaaaaaggtaacaaatcagaatcctaagaggaaaaaggaaagaaacctGCGGCAAGGACATAAAATAGgaaataggaaagggaaatgTGGTTCCTTGCACGGTAAGGAAGggaaaaaggaaagggaagTGCGGCAACCTTCTTTGGCTGGGATTAATGCTTCTAaaacttatatttaagtgtcccaaatCAATTAGGAACCCTCTTTCCAGCTAGgaattaagtaggaaaagattaggattgactaagtcaaaataaggaagtttaactcaat is from Pyrus communis chromosome 10, drPyrComm1.1, whole genome shotgun sequence and encodes:
- the LOC137746736 gene encoding phospholipase A(1) DAD1, chloroplastic-like, translating into MKLTTRPSPLVPTPKHKATFTCCTLTQLPIVNPNQMTFTHNLPNWQQLLNPVDISSLALTPITPITSTTTTSTATAAAKQPIRKNWMEYQGFTNWEGLLDPLDANLRGEIIRYGQFVDVAYKAFDFDPDSNSYATCKYSKASLFENSGLPGTGYRITKNLRATSGIQLPSWIEKAPSWVATQSSWIGYVAVCQDKEEIARLGRRDVVIAYRGTATCLEWLENLRATLTQLPSVLNNSGLDNCEPMVESGFLSLYTSGTDSIPSLQQMVRQEIARLLQYYGDEPLSITFTGHSLGAALATLAACDIKTTFNPSPLVTVMSFAGPRVGNSSFRRNLDRKGAKVLRIVNSDDVITKIPGFVIDDNERRHKAFDGGFRKAVEFQNWIQKKVEDTQLSYAEVGKELRLSSKDSPYLMGTNVSTCHELSTYLHLVDNFQSSKCPFKATAKRLFSKKH